A window of the Streptomyces sp. NBC_00878 genome harbors these coding sequences:
- a CDS encoding IclR family transcriptional regulator, with amino-acid sequence MGEHDGPTLITSVQRAFRLLEAVSAHQNGAPAKQLARETGLPLATAYHLLRTLVHDGYLRKLDDGGFVLGDKLQMMQSTGRGQALLSRVRPTLAALRDELTTAAYLTFYEEGEIRVAEIVDGPRTPRVDLWVGFEDAGHATALGKSVLRELGDEARNDYLSRHHLVDLTPRTITSRPELLRRLDSSPVAPAVTDLEEYALGTVCVAVPVYSGDTLGSLGVSMPVERLARLQGIRERLLPAASRVTRGLSLTI; translated from the coding sequence ATGGGTGAGCACGACGGCCCCACCCTCATCACGTCCGTCCAGCGGGCCTTCCGCCTCCTGGAGGCCGTCAGCGCGCACCAGAACGGCGCGCCGGCGAAGCAGCTGGCACGGGAGACCGGCCTGCCCCTGGCCACCGCCTATCACCTGTTGCGGACGCTGGTCCACGACGGATACCTGCGGAAGCTGGACGACGGCGGCTTCGTCCTCGGGGACAAGCTGCAGATGATGCAGAGCACGGGCCGCGGACAGGCGCTGCTCAGCCGGGTCCGCCCCACCCTCGCCGCGCTGCGCGACGAGCTGACCACCGCCGCCTACCTCACCTTCTACGAGGAGGGCGAGATCCGGGTCGCCGAGATCGTCGACGGCCCCCGTACGCCCCGCGTCGACCTCTGGGTGGGATTCGAGGACGCGGGGCACGCCACCGCGCTGGGCAAGTCAGTGCTGCGGGAACTGGGCGACGAGGCCCGTAACGACTACCTCTCCAGGCATCACCTCGTCGACCTCACGCCGCGGACGATCACCAGCCGGCCGGAACTGCTCCGGCGCCTGGACTCCTCACCCGTGGCCCCGGCCGTCACGGACCTGGAGGAGTACGCCCTGGGCACGGTCTGCGTCGCCGTGCCCGTCTACAGCGGGGACACACTCGGTTCGCTGGGTGTCTCGATGCCGGTGGAACGGCTTGCCCGGCTTCAGGGCATCCGGGAGCGGCTGCTCCCGGCGGCGAGCCGTGTGACCAGGGGTCTTTCGCTCACTATCTGA
- a CDS encoding PP2C family protein-serine/threonine phosphatase, whose protein sequence is MSQARDHGGTHWSVPSLRNRAACLGASARGRAAARLAAGTPVLPVLPVLIVSVVVIADLIGGAGMVWLHLLAAGPALAATTNGPRGVVCVGFLAAVLGATLGARNGVPGGELAAVLSALVAVTVASGLASALRTRRDRVLAAVRSVAETAQHAVLTPVPATVGPFQAAVRYSAAAAEARIGGDLYALIPTPYGVRLIVGDVRGKGLPAVGTAALVLGVFREAAYDEPDLLAVIDRIERSLARNLGADDFVTAVVAGYPQAGHLEVVNCGHAPPLLVHASGSVVAVEPAHPAPPLGLRGLTGHTPGLETVPFADGDQLLLYTDGVTEARDRDREFYQLAEGLARHASDEPARTLTALHDELLAHVGGRLHDDAALLLIRKPTVRDVVVPEPTVCGAAGSEAGAAGSEETAARPAVPSG, encoded by the coding sequence ATGAGTCAGGCCCGTGATCATGGCGGCACCCACTGGTCCGTACCGTCGCTCAGGAACCGAGCGGCCTGTCTCGGGGCTTCGGCCCGCGGCCGTGCCGCCGCGCGGCTGGCCGCCGGGACGCCCGTACTTCCCGTACTTCCCGTGCTGATAGTTTCCGTCGTCGTGATCGCCGATCTCATCGGCGGGGCCGGGATGGTCTGGCTGCATCTCCTCGCGGCCGGGCCCGCGCTGGCCGCCACGACGAACGGGCCGCGCGGTGTCGTGTGCGTCGGTTTCCTCGCGGCGGTGCTCGGCGCGACGCTCGGCGCCCGGAACGGTGTCCCGGGCGGCGAACTGGCGGCCGTACTGTCCGCCCTGGTGGCCGTCACCGTGGCCAGTGGCCTGGCCAGCGCGTTGCGCACCCGCCGTGACCGGGTACTCGCCGCCGTCCGCTCGGTCGCGGAGACCGCCCAGCACGCGGTGCTCACGCCCGTACCGGCGACCGTCGGCCCGTTCCAGGCGGCCGTCCGCTACAGCGCCGCGGCGGCCGAGGCCCGTATCGGCGGGGATCTCTACGCACTGATACCGACCCCGTACGGAGTGCGGCTGATCGTCGGCGATGTGCGGGGCAAGGGACTGCCGGCCGTGGGGACCGCCGCGCTGGTGCTCGGTGTGTTCCGCGAGGCGGCCTACGACGAGCCCGATCTCCTGGCCGTCATCGACAGGATCGAGCGGAGCCTGGCGCGCAATCTCGGCGCCGACGACTTCGTCACCGCCGTGGTCGCCGGATACCCGCAGGCCGGGCATCTGGAGGTGGTGAACTGCGGACACGCGCCTCCGCTGCTGGTACACGCGTCCGGCAGCGTCGTGGCCGTGGAGCCCGCGCATCCGGCCCCGCCCCTCGGGCTGCGCGGCCTCACCGGGCACACCCCCGGCCTGGAGACCGTGCCGTTCGCCGACGGGGATCAACTGCTGCTCTACACCGACGGGGTCACCGAGGCCCGGGACCGCGACCGCGAGTTCTACCAGCTCGCCGAGGGGCTGGCCCGCCACGCGTCCGACGAACCGGCACGCACCCTCACCGCGCTGCACGACGAACTCCTGGCCCATGTGGGCGGTCGGCTGCACGACGACGCGGCACTGCTCCTGATCCGCAAACCGACGGTCCGGGACGTGGTGGTTCCCGAACCGACGGTGTGCGGAGCGGCAGGTTCCGAAGCGGGAGCGGCAGGGTCCGAAGAGACGGCCGCCCGCCCGGCGGTGCCGTCAGGATGA
- a CDS encoding RICIN domain-containing protein: MQRRTAGKALGTFVAASALLAIPMGTAQAYNPTGGILYQLGSEPCLKGRGNCAVYPKSAQLPSGRLVASFEKSTVVPETGSADGQTLPVYKSDDDGTTWQPLSEVKAPAYLSKHPRFAKYTSNWTNPYLYTLPQNVGKLKKGTLLLASVVSGDDQYYKERKAADPNWTPSNDGDRKDLAIALYSSTDGGETWEVLNVVATGGWQGGSAGATGQNVASANTYKQVDPLWEPYLMVYEGKLVCYYSDENDYIGFDAKTGVPTLDPANDTAKDSHGQILVHKTWDGRGAKWSDPVVDLAGSTQDMGGGKTEIGGGRPGMTNVVPTADGKWLLPFEYWAGGANTRYVIADSPLEFYRGSATGTDVASLPVAAGSRPLARGGSPVVIKLPDGRLVYNAAGSGNVWVNESGRSDGTWKEYQTTSRAGYSRNLQYVEGTGRISILNNQGTSTIAYAEVDLGHSDGAYYQLVNRKTGQVIGTGNKTNDANIGNANVPDVVLEKLGSAANADTQYWHVVTEPQGGVTLLNKSGGRAAAIWTGNATVGQRIGQWVDNSATGSWNLVKTDDGFYKLQSVKNTNVYLTGASDNAPLTLQNAATDGSQEWKLVQ, from the coding sequence ATGCAAAGAAGAACAGCAGGGAAAGCGCTGGGAACCTTCGTCGCGGCATCAGCGCTGCTGGCGATACCCATGGGCACCGCACAGGCGTACAACCCGACGGGTGGAATCCTCTACCAGCTCGGAAGCGAGCCGTGCCTCAAGGGGCGGGGCAACTGCGCGGTCTACCCGAAGTCGGCGCAGCTGCCGAGCGGACGCCTGGTCGCGTCGTTCGAGAAGTCCACGGTCGTGCCGGAGACGGGCAGCGCCGACGGGCAGACACTTCCGGTCTACAAGAGCGACGACGACGGAACGACGTGGCAGCCGCTGTCGGAGGTGAAGGCTCCGGCGTACCTCTCCAAGCACCCCAGGTTCGCGAAGTACACGAGCAACTGGACGAACCCGTACCTCTACACGCTTCCGCAGAACGTCGGGAAGCTGAAGAAGGGCACGCTCCTGCTGGCGAGTGTGGTGTCGGGCGACGACCAGTACTACAAGGAGCGCAAGGCGGCGGACCCGAACTGGACGCCGTCGAACGACGGAGACCGCAAGGATCTGGCGATCGCCCTGTACTCCAGCACCGACGGCGGCGAGACGTGGGAGGTCCTCAACGTCGTCGCGACCGGCGGCTGGCAGGGCGGCAGCGCGGGCGCTACCGGCCAGAACGTCGCGAGCGCGAACACGTACAAGCAGGTGGATCCCCTCTGGGAGCCCTACCTGATGGTCTACGAGGGCAAGCTCGTCTGCTACTACTCCGACGAGAACGACTACATCGGCTTCGATGCGAAGACCGGCGTCCCGACCCTGGACCCGGCGAACGACACCGCCAAGGACTCGCACGGCCAGATCCTCGTCCACAAGACCTGGGACGGCCGCGGCGCGAAGTGGAGCGACCCTGTCGTCGATCTCGCGGGAAGCACCCAGGACATGGGTGGCGGCAAGACGGAGATCGGGGGCGGGCGGCCGGGCATGACGAACGTCGTCCCGACGGCGGACGGCAAGTGGCTGCTCCCGTTCGAGTACTGGGCCGGCGGAGCCAACACCAGGTATGTGATCGCGGACAGCCCGCTGGAGTTCTACCGGGGCTCCGCGACCGGTACGGACGTCGCCTCGCTGCCGGTCGCCGCCGGTTCCCGGCCTCTCGCCAGGGGCGGCAGTCCGGTCGTCATCAAGCTTCCCGACGGGCGCCTGGTCTACAACGCCGCGGGCAGCGGCAACGTCTGGGTCAATGAGAGCGGACGCAGCGACGGCACGTGGAAGGAGTACCAGACGACCTCTCGGGCCGGCTACAGCCGCAACCTCCAGTACGTCGAGGGAACAGGCCGCATCTCCATACTCAACAACCAGGGCACGTCGACGATCGCCTACGCCGAGGTCGACCTCGGCCACTCGGACGGCGCCTACTACCAGTTGGTGAACCGGAAGACCGGCCAGGTGATCGGCACCGGGAACAAGACCAACGACGCGAACATCGGCAACGCGAACGTTCCTGACGTCGTGCTGGAGAAGCTCGGCTCGGCGGCGAACGCGGACACCCAGTACTGGCACGTGGTGACCGAGCCGCAGGGCGGCGTCACGCTGCTCAACAAGTCGGGCGGTCGGGCGGCGGCCATCTGGACCGGCAACGCGACGGTCGGCCAGCGGATCGGCCAGTGGGTCGACAACAGCGCCACCGGCAGCTGGAACCTCGTCAAGACGGACGACGGGTTCTACAAACTGCAGTCGGTCAAGAACACGAACGTGTATCTGACCGGTGCATCCGACAACGCGCCGCTGACCTTGCAGAACGCGGCCACGGACGGCTCGCAGGAGTGGAAACTCGTCCAGTAG
- a CDS encoding beta-galactosidase produces MAVLPAHVLFGAAYYHEYHPGYQAEPAPEEQLKTDLDLMAAAHFTVIRVGESVWSTWEPTSGQFDLDWLQPVLDGAHERGISVVLGTPTYAVPPWLARQYPEIAGEQPTGQRLGWGARQEADFTHPAFRFHAERVIRKVVARYAGHPAVIGFQVDNEPGLHLLHNHGVFQRFVDHLRAKYGDVETLNREWGLVYWSHRLSTWADLWTPDGNVQPQYDVAWREFQARQVTEFIGWQADIVREYAGPGQFVTTCISYTRGAVEDDEMTDRLDIASGNPYYDMQDGLLLPDPTPEDHEQKWKTTGVWSMYQTADWMYSSLQEPFLVTETNANSIGMAWDNRPGYDGQWRQAAWAQVARGARMIEYWQWQTLRFGVETYWGGVLPHTGRPGRTYAEIARLGEEFETAGSLVAGIEPDADITMVYSTPSKWLMQKHPPFATADGEPDAAAYHRIFDPFYRGAFDAGRQVRIVHARQLHDPRGEREGLTAEEGARRHPVLVVPALYVVDDTTLDWLAAYAHAGGHLVLGPRTGYADHEARARLEAAPGRLSDAAGVTYDEFSNLLQDVPLRTAPGSPLKLPPTATATRWADGLDVIDADVLAAYDHPHFGRWPAVTTRRHGEGRVTYVGTVPGRELAQALAVWTAPAARSGWRDLPVSVTATTGTSPDGRRVHIVHNWAWEPVSVAAPVDLSDALDGTSVPAGTALNLGAWDVRVFVS; encoded by the coding sequence ATGGCGGTTCTGCCTGCCCACGTCCTGTTCGGCGCCGCGTACTACCACGAGTACCACCCCGGCTACCAAGCCGAGCCGGCGCCCGAGGAACAGCTCAAGACCGACCTCGACCTGATGGCCGCCGCGCACTTCACCGTCATCCGGGTCGGCGAGTCGGTCTGGTCGACATGGGAGCCCACGAGCGGGCAGTTCGACCTGGACTGGCTCCAGCCGGTGCTGGACGGCGCCCACGAGCGCGGTATCTCCGTCGTCCTCGGCACGCCGACGTACGCCGTACCACCGTGGCTGGCCCGCCAGTACCCGGAGATCGCCGGGGAGCAGCCCACGGGTCAGCGCCTCGGCTGGGGTGCCCGGCAGGAAGCGGACTTCACGCATCCGGCGTTCCGCTTCCACGCCGAGCGGGTGATCCGGAAGGTCGTCGCCCGGTACGCCGGTCACCCGGCGGTCATCGGCTTCCAGGTGGACAACGAGCCGGGCCTGCACCTCCTCCACAACCACGGCGTGTTCCAGCGGTTCGTGGACCACCTGCGCGCGAAGTACGGGGACGTCGAGACCCTCAACCGCGAGTGGGGGCTGGTCTACTGGTCGCACCGGCTGTCGACGTGGGCCGACCTGTGGACGCCGGACGGGAACGTCCAGCCGCAGTACGACGTCGCGTGGCGGGAGTTCCAGGCACGTCAGGTCACGGAGTTCATCGGCTGGCAGGCCGACATCGTCCGCGAGTACGCCGGTCCCGGGCAGTTCGTCACCACGTGCATCTCCTACACGCGCGGCGCCGTGGAGGACGACGAGATGACGGACCGCCTCGACATCGCGTCGGGCAACCCGTACTACGACATGCAGGACGGTCTGCTGCTCCCCGACCCCACGCCCGAGGACCACGAGCAGAAATGGAAGACCACCGGTGTGTGGTCGATGTACCAGACCGCGGACTGGATGTACTCCTCCCTTCAGGAGCCGTTCCTGGTCACCGAGACCAACGCGAACTCGATCGGCATGGCGTGGGACAACCGGCCCGGCTACGACGGGCAGTGGCGCCAGGCCGCCTGGGCGCAGGTCGCGCGCGGCGCGCGGATGATCGAGTACTGGCAGTGGCAGACGCTGCGCTTCGGTGTCGAGACCTACTGGGGCGGCGTCCTTCCGCACACCGGCCGACCGGGCCGTACGTACGCCGAGATCGCCCGGCTGGGCGAGGAGTTCGAGACCGCGGGTTCACTGGTCGCCGGGATCGAGCCGGACGCCGACATCACGATGGTCTACTCGACGCCCAGCAAGTGGCTCATGCAGAAGCATCCGCCGTTCGCGACCGCCGACGGCGAACCGGACGCCGCCGCCTACCACCGGATCTTCGACCCCTTCTACCGCGGTGCCTTCGACGCCGGACGCCAGGTACGGATCGTGCACGCCCGCCAACTGCACGATCCGCGCGGCGAACGGGAGGGTCTGACGGCCGAGGAGGGTGCCCGACGCCACCCGGTCCTGGTCGTCCCGGCGCTGTACGTCGTCGACGACACGACGCTCGACTGGCTCGCCGCCTACGCGCACGCCGGCGGCCATCTGGTCCTCGGCCCGCGTACCGGCTACGCCGACCACGAGGCGCGGGCCCGGCTGGAAGCGGCACCGGGTCGGCTTTCCGACGCCGCGGGTGTCACCTACGACGAGTTCAGCAACCTTCTCCAGGACGTCCCCCTGCGCACCGCGCCCGGCAGCCCCCTGAAGCTGCCGCCGACCGCGACGGCGACGCGCTGGGCCGACGGCCTCGACGTCATCGACGCCGACGTACTGGCCGCGTACGATCACCCGCACTTCGGCCGCTGGCCCGCGGTCACCACCCGCCGCCACGGGGAGGGCCGCGTCACCTACGTCGGCACGGTGCCCGGACGCGAGCTCGCCCAGGCGCTGGCCGTCTGGACGGCACCGGCCGCCCGCAGCGGGTGGCGGGACCTCCCGGTGTCCGTCACCGCGACGACCGGCACGTCCCCGGACGGCCGTCGCGTCCACATCGTGCACAACTGGGCCTGGGAGCCCGTGAGCGTCGCCGCCCCGGTGGACCTCTCCGACGCCCTCGACGGCACGTCCGTCCCCGCGGGCACGGCGCTGAACCTCGGCGCCTGGGACGTCCGCGTGTTCGTTTCCTGA
- a CDS encoding carbohydrate ABC transporter permease, translated as MDGTPAPPGRRRRSASRRRSTPLTIAMLAALAYFLLPLFWLVVASTKSTQDLFNSFGLWFSDTPRLLTNIKETFTQDDGVFVSWLLNTAMYAVVSALGAALLAAAAGYGFAKFRFRGDRAAFNLVLGAVMVPATALAIPTYLLFAKVELVNTPWAVILPSLVNPFGLYLMRVYAQDAIPDSILEAARIDGAGEARIFFTIALRLLAPGLVTVLLFTLVATWNNYFLPLIMLNDPNLYPITVGLSSWAAQAQNGGAGASSDMLALVVTGSLISILPLVIAFLLLQRYWQSGLAAGGVKQ; from the coding sequence ATGGACGGGACACCCGCGCCCCCCGGCCGGCGCCGTCGCTCGGCGTCCCGGCGCCGCAGTACCCCGCTGACCATCGCCATGCTGGCCGCTCTGGCCTACTTCCTGCTGCCCCTGTTCTGGCTGGTCGTCGCCTCGACGAAGAGCACCCAGGACCTGTTCAACAGCTTCGGTCTGTGGTTCTCCGACACCCCGCGGCTGCTGACGAACATCAAGGAGACCTTCACCCAGGACGACGGGGTCTTCGTCAGCTGGCTGCTCAACACGGCCATGTACGCGGTGGTGAGCGCGCTCGGTGCCGCCCTGCTCGCGGCAGCGGCCGGATACGGCTTCGCCAAGTTCCGCTTCCGCGGCGACCGCGCGGCCTTCAACCTCGTCCTCGGCGCCGTCATGGTCCCGGCCACCGCCCTCGCGATCCCGACCTATCTGCTCTTCGCGAAGGTCGAGCTGGTCAACACGCCCTGGGCCGTCATCCTGCCGTCCCTCGTCAACCCCTTCGGCCTCTACCTGATGCGGGTCTACGCGCAGGACGCCATCCCCGACAGCATCCTGGAGGCCGCCCGCATCGACGGCGCCGGGGAGGCCCGGATCTTCTTCACCATCGCCCTGCGACTGCTCGCGCCCGGCCTGGTGACCGTTCTGCTCTTCACCCTCGTCGCCACCTGGAACAACTACTTCCTTCCGCTGATCATGCTCAACGACCCGAATCTGTACCCGATCACGGTCGGTCTCTCATCCTGGGCGGCCCAGGCCCAGAACGGCGGGGCCGGTGCCAGCAGCGACATGCTCGCGCTCGTCGTCACGGGCTCCCTCATCTCGATCCTCCCGCTCGTCATCGCCTTCCTCCTGCTCCAGCGGTACTGGCAGAGCGGCCTGGCCGCCGGCGGCGTCAAGCAGTAG
- a CDS encoding carbohydrate ABC transporter permease encodes MAATTATSAKASPRAKHRAAGPLFVAPFMVLFVLLFLAPLGYAAYLSLFQEKLIGGTAFVGLDNYVKAVQDPLLIHGVGRVALFFVIQVPVMLVLALLFALALDSGLLRLARVIRLGIFVPYAVPSVVAALMWGYLYGPDFGPFAQLSEKLDLPAPPFLSDSWMLASLANIVTWEFVGYNMIILYAALRTIPHELYEAAAMDGAGAWRIAWSVKLPALRPALMLTLLFSVIGSFQLFNEPKLLMAIAPDVISSSYTANLYSYTLAFTGQKLNYAATVSFLLGLVIVVASYAVLLTANRRRTP; translated from the coding sequence ATGGCCGCCACCACCGCGACCTCCGCCAAGGCATCCCCCAGGGCGAAGCACCGTGCGGCAGGGCCCCTGTTCGTCGCGCCGTTCATGGTGCTCTTCGTCCTGCTCTTCCTCGCCCCGCTCGGCTACGCCGCCTACCTGAGCCTGTTCCAGGAGAAGCTCATCGGCGGAACGGCCTTCGTCGGCCTCGACAACTACGTCAAGGCAGTCCAGGACCCGCTCCTGATCCACGGCGTCGGACGCGTCGCGCTGTTCTTCGTGATCCAGGTCCCGGTGATGCTCGTCCTGGCCCTGCTGTTCGCGCTCGCGCTCGACAGCGGCCTGCTGCGCCTGGCCCGGGTGATCCGGCTCGGCATCTTCGTCCCGTACGCGGTCCCGAGCGTGGTCGCCGCGCTCATGTGGGGCTATCTCTACGGGCCGGACTTCGGCCCCTTCGCCCAGCTGAGCGAGAAGCTGGACCTGCCTGCCCCGCCGTTCCTCAGCGACAGCTGGATGCTCGCCAGCCTGGCGAACATCGTCACCTGGGAGTTCGTCGGCTACAACATGATCATCCTGTACGCGGCCCTGCGGACCATTCCCCACGAGCTGTACGAGGCGGCGGCGATGGACGGGGCCGGGGCCTGGCGCATCGCCTGGTCCGTCAAGCTCCCCGCGCTGCGCCCGGCGCTGATGCTCACCCTGCTGTTCTCCGTCATCGGCAGCTTCCAGTTGTTCAACGAGCCGAAGCTGCTGATGGCCATCGCCCCTGACGTCATCAGCAGTTCCTACACCGCGAACCTGTACTCCTACACCCTCGCCTTCACCGGCCAGAAGCTCAACTACGCGGCCACGGTCTCCTTCCTCCTCGGCCTCGTCATCGTGGTCGCCTCCTATGCCGTCCTGCTCACCGCGAACCGCAGGAGGACCCCGTGA
- a CDS encoding ABC transporter substrate-binding protein: MPTSRSFASPSAMNRRLFLTATGALSLGAALSACGGGSGGSSDSAKPVGQADIDKAMKTPTELTFWTWVPNIAKEIALFEKKYPAIKVKVVNAGQGTPQYTKLRTALKADSGAPDMVQIEYQAIPTFTITNSLLDLRPYGASKLKETFVDWTWGQVSGAKGEVWAIPQDTGPMGMLYRQDIFDEHGIDVPKTWDEFAAAARKLHKADPKVYLTNLAANQPAAWHGLQWQAGAKPYVTSGTDITISVDDAASRKLGEYWGGLAKEGVIGVEPDFTDAWYAALNKGKYATWITAAWGPVFLSGSAKATAGKWRAAPLPQWDSAKPSSGNWGGSTTAVIRSTKNPIAAAVFAQFLNTDPASAKMFATEQFFFPATKDLLTDPAFVGDAPSFYGGQKVNQVFADISSTVNSSFQWPPFLDQAATDWTETVGKSLADKSDTVRALGSWQSRLTTYAKDQGFTVKGG; encoded by the coding sequence ATGCCCACCTCCAGGTCCTTCGCCAGTCCCTCCGCCATGAACCGCCGGCTCTTCCTCACCGCGACGGGAGCCCTGTCGCTCGGTGCCGCCCTGTCCGCGTGCGGCGGCGGCTCGGGCGGCTCGTCCGACTCCGCCAAGCCGGTCGGCCAGGCCGACATCGACAAGGCGATGAAGACGCCGACCGAGCTGACCTTCTGGACCTGGGTGCCGAACATCGCGAAGGAGATCGCGCTCTTCGAGAAGAAGTACCCGGCCATCAAGGTCAAGGTCGTCAACGCCGGCCAGGGCACCCCTCAGTACACCAAGCTGCGTACGGCGCTGAAGGCAGACAGCGGGGCGCCGGACATGGTGCAGATCGAGTACCAGGCCATCCCGACCTTCACGATCACCAACAGCCTGCTGGACCTGCGGCCCTACGGCGCGTCGAAGCTCAAGGAGACGTTCGTCGACTGGACCTGGGGGCAGGTCAGCGGTGCCAAGGGCGAGGTCTGGGCGATACCGCAGGACACCGGCCCGATGGGCATGCTGTACCGGCAGGACATCTTCGACGAGCACGGCATCGACGTACCCAAGACCTGGGACGAGTTCGCCGCGGCGGCGCGCAAGCTCCACAAGGCCGACCCCAAGGTCTACCTCACCAACCTCGCGGCGAACCAGCCCGCCGCCTGGCACGGTCTGCAGTGGCAGGCCGGCGCCAAGCCGTACGTCACCTCCGGCACCGACATCACCATCAGTGTCGACGACGCCGCCTCCAGGAAGCTCGGCGAGTACTGGGGCGGGCTCGCGAAGGAGGGGGTCATCGGCGTCGAGCCGGACTTCACCGACGCCTGGTACGCGGCCCTCAACAAGGGCAAGTACGCCACCTGGATCACCGCCGCGTGGGGACCTGTCTTCCTCTCCGGTTCCGCCAAGGCCACCGCGGGCAAGTGGCGGGCGGCACCGCTGCCTCAGTGGGACTCCGCCAAGCCGAGCTCCGGCAACTGGGGCGGCTCGACCACCGCCGTGATCCGCTCGACCAAGAACCCCATCGCCGCGGCGGTGTTCGCGCAGTTCCTCAACACCGACCCGGCCAGCGCGAAGATGTTCGCCACCGAGCAGTTCTTCTTCCCGGCGACGAAGGACCTGCTCACGGACCCCGCGTTCGTCGGGGACGCCCCGTCCTTCTACGGCGGCCAGAAGGTCAACCAGGTCTTCGCCGACATCAGTTCCACGGTCAACTCCTCCTTCCAGTGGCCGCCGTTCCTGGACCAGGCGGCGACCGACTGGACCGAGACCGTCGGCAAGTCCCTGGCCGACAAGTCCGACACGGTCCGCGCCCTCGGCAGCTGGCAGTCACGGCTGACCACGTACGCCAAGGACCAGGGCTTCACCGTCAAGGGGGGCTGA
- a CDS encoding LacI family DNA-binding transcriptional regulator — protein MTRGTGRGGGSAAPRSVDVARLAGVSQKTVSRVFNDEQYVSADARRRVLAAAEELGYRLNNAARALASGRTRSIGVVTLGTALYGPATLLMGVERVVRDVGYALRVVNTMEGDPAGIAGAVDSLLDQGVDGIVISEPIDERGAGGNISARLDVPVLVIGAPPPFTASTVLAAGGGADRMARAATEHLLDLGHPTVHHLAGPQRWYAARDRLEGWRSALAEHGKDVPPVIQGDWSAASGYAAGRELVSRPEVTAVFAANDDMAIGLIRALTEGGRRVPEDVSVVGFDDIPVAAYVTPPLTSVRQPFDAMAQEGLKRLVHAIENPQADLLPASDPPVDLIVRASTAPPQLRKTPGRGRRGKTPLPKGDSPTVH, from the coding sequence ATGACGCGAGGTACAGGGCGGGGCGGGGGCTCCGCCGCACCGCGCAGTGTGGACGTGGCCCGGCTGGCCGGGGTGTCGCAGAAGACGGTGTCGCGGGTCTTCAACGACGAGCAGTACGTGTCCGCCGACGCTCGCCGACGCGTTCTCGCAGCCGCCGAGGAGCTCGGGTACCGGCTCAACAACGCGGCCAGGGCGCTCGCTTCGGGGCGGACCCGGTCCATCGGTGTGGTGACGCTGGGCACGGCCCTGTACGGACCGGCCACGCTGCTCATGGGAGTCGAGCGGGTCGTCCGGGACGTGGGATACGCGCTCCGTGTGGTCAACACGATGGAAGGTGATCCCGCGGGCATCGCCGGTGCGGTGGACTCACTCCTCGACCAGGGCGTGGACGGCATCGTCATCTCCGAGCCGATCGACGAGAGGGGAGCCGGTGGGAACATCTCCGCCCGGCTCGACGTGCCGGTCCTGGTCATCGGCGCGCCTCCGCCCTTCACCGCGTCCACGGTGCTGGCCGCGGGCGGCGGCGCCGACCGGATGGCCCGGGCTGCCACCGAACACCTGCTGGACCTGGGCCACCCGACCGTGCATCACCTCGCCGGTCCGCAGCGGTGGTACGCCGCACGGGACCGACTTGAAGGCTGGCGGTCCGCGCTCGCGGAACACGGCAAGGACGTCCCGCCGGTCATCCAGGGCGACTGGTCGGCGGCGTCGGGCTACGCGGCGGGCCGGGAACTGGTCTCCCGCCCGGAGGTGACCGCGGTGTTCGCCGCGAACGACGACATGGCCATCGGTCTGATCCGCGCGCTGACCGAGGGCGGCCGGCGTGTGCCGGAGGACGTCAGTGTCGTCGGCTTCGACGACATCCCGGTCGCCGCCTATGTGACTCCTCCCCTGACCAGCGTGCGTCAGCCGTTCGACGCCATGGCGCAGGAGGGGCTCAAGCGTCTCGTGCACGCAATCGAGAATCCGCAGGCGGATCTCCTGCCCGCGAGCGACCCACCGGTCGACCTCATCGTCCGCGCCTCGACCGCGCCGCCGCAGCTCCGGAAGACCCCGGGACGCGGCAGACGCGGTAAAACCCCGCTCCCGAAGGGAGACTCGCCCACTGTCCACTGA